A segment of the Labrus bergylta chromosome 11, fLabBer1.1, whole genome shotgun sequence genome:
TTGAAATTGCTTTTCAGTGAATGTTGTTTCGAGGGAGCAGTGGGGAGCAGCTCCCCCTCGGAAGAAGGAGACTTTAAAAGGCTTTGCTAAGAAAGTAGTTATACACCATACTGCTGTCCAAGCATGCAAAGACCTGAACGAGTGTAAGACCCAACTGGTCAGCATTCAGAGAGGGCATATGACGGACAAAAAATTTGACGACATTGGATACAAGTGAGTAGGTTTAACAGTCGAGGCATATGTAATCCCTTAAAAAAGTATTGGATGTATGAAGTGTTTGATGGATTTTAATGCTAAAGTGTCCTTTATTGTGTTATGTGTTTTAGTTTCCTTGTTGCAGGTGATGGCACAGTGTTTGAAGGCCGTGGCTGGGGTGTGGTAGGAGCGCATGCCAAAGGCAATAATCATGACTCATTGGGGATTGCCTTCATGGGCAATTTCAACAGTAAGTGAACTCATTtactgtttttcctgcatataAAGCTGCAGCTTTCAGAAGCCTTCACGGTGGTTGTATGAAATCTGTTGCTGTCGATCAAAAAAATTCAATTTAATCTGTTCAGTGTGCATATTCAgactcttttatttatttatttatttattttttttttttttttgatttcagaTGATACACCAAGCAAAGAGGCAATATCGTCAgtcaaacagctgctgcagttCGGAGTTTGTCAGAGCtttttggatccagagtttgtCCTGTTTGGGCACCGGGATCTGGGTTCAACAGAATGTCCCGGAGATCAACTGTATGCTGCTCTACCACAACTGAGAAATGCCAAATAAATCTCACTGCATATAAAGATGAAACTGGTGGAGAATTCTTTCACTACCTTCAATGGTAATTTCCTGTCTACATTATTTTATCCAGGTTCTACAAATTACTAAGAAAACAGGTTGAACAGGTTCCGCAGGCTTTACAGCGTGGAGCGTATACGTGGAGACTAAGAGCTTTTTACAGTTTAGAAACTGAAAGTCTTGTTAAAGTGTAGTCATGGCAGTTCAAATTTAATATTTATATGGTAGGCAATACATGTGACCTATAAAAAACTCCATATGAAATAAACCTGTTTTAATGTTGGGCTTCTGGCCTTTTGGAAAGTcattcaacttttatttaatctcaAGAAATCATTGAGGGCAAGCCCTCATTTCCAATGGTGTCACAAAAACAGAGACGAAATGTATAAATTAAGTGACAGGAAAATAAGCAAGCAGAGAATGCAGTTAAAAACAGcgtcatgtttttaaaatcacccATTGTagagtgtatgttgtgtgttatgtaaggtgttccaggtgtgtgcagcacaaaaggttaaaatgttttccaatgtTAGTGTTTACTTGTGGAACCTTCAACATAAGCCAGTCACATAATGGAGTCCGATGATGATTATCAGCCCAGTTTGATAAAGAATATGCTCATATAGTGTATGCTGGTAAATGACTAGAAAGTGCTTTATGAATAAACAGCCAATGCCTTTCACATCTTACTGTTCATGAAGGCCAACCAACTTTATACAGGATGCAATGATGATAAATCCGGGGTATTCATTATGAGGGACCCGTTCCAATATTGAGACCTTCCAGAGTTGTTATGTGAATGTTATTATTATCTCTGGCTCTTGTGAAGAGCATGTTGGGTAAAACTTACCCAGGGCCAAAGGAGGGCGCAGATGAACAGATGACAATGGTTTTGGGTTTTATTAAAATTATCATGGTTCCAAAAACTTGTTCAGAGGAGGGGCTGATAAGCATGGGAATATTAAATAAAGGGGCAAAGAGTGGGAATGGAGATCAGATTGTGTTGTTAACTGGACTAGCTGAACATCTAATTCATGTCTTATTTCAGTAAAGCAGTGGCTTCATAACCTATAGATGGAGCTAGTGAGACTTCTGGATGATGCcggtggcagagagagagagcgagcgagcgagagagagctaCAGGTGTGCAGCAGGGATAATTGGTCATGTGCGTCTACCGACATTGTTGCtatagaaaatgtttgaatcGTGTGGGCCTTGGAGACTTGTGTGGATAtctctgctaaaaaaaaaagcacgaACACTCCAGAGAAAAAGGTTACAAGTGTCAATAAAAACTAAGTTGTTTGAGGAGCACACAGGTTGTAGCCAGGTGTTGAGACTGAACTACCTGCTGAAACACCATGATGGAAGGAAAGAGGGAGTCGGTTCAGAGATCAAACTTTTTTTGCAGTCGATCAGTAGGCCTACTTTAAAAAGACGGCTCCGTATCCCGGATTAAAGGTGTCACCGGTCCCAATGTGGGACAATCAAAGAGGCCGGATGGTGGTGGACCAGGAGGTTTGAACCGCAAAGTGTGCAGGACGAGCATGGCGAAATGTTTGCAGCTGGACTGTGGAGAGTGGCGCCTCGATTAGAGCGGATCAGCTGTGGTTTGTGGGCCCGAACCGGAGACCTCACTGCGGGGTGAGGGGTGAACTGCACGCCCCCCAGTCACCGGGGGGGATGACCGCTTGGGCACGGACGTGGTGAGTAGAGGCAAGGAGGTAGGAAACGACCTCATTTACTTTAAAGCAGATGCACATGGACAGgtacagaacagaacaggtAAAAGAAGGGAGGTaactttaaaaagcagaaaaatcaTTTGAGCCTCTTTGTCAGCATGTACAAGTGTTGAGGAAGAGAGTCACCTTtaacaaaaaacagatgttCTAACATTTACAGCATCATCGATTAGGTTTGTACAATGCCCTAATTTTAAACTTCTGTACAATAGTTGTACATTTCAAACTATGTTGAAGGTATTGACAACCAGAAAGAAGCCCTAGGCACTCAACATTGggtcatttgttgttgtttttttaatttacaaaacttacaaaaacataaactcCTGCATTCTGTCTGAACCTTGTATGGGCATCACAGGAGGGCTTTGATGTCGAGCCTTACTTCTCATTCAGATCACTCTCGTTCTCATATAGCTCACCTGTATAGCTACAATACAGTTCACAATTATTAAGACATGAGACATCATCACAGATGTAACTtcacattattattttgtgCTGCTAGGGCTCTTAGGTTTTGTCTGCAtgtattttagttttagtttatgAGAACATCTGTGAGATATCTGGCCTTGAACATAAATCAGATATTATTTTTTCTACACACAGGTAGGCCTACTTAAAACTACTTTTTGTTCATGCTGCCCTGCACTCCATGCCAGCTTAATTGGGATATTAGTGTCCTGTCATCCTTCAAGCTTAGAGCTCTGATCAACAATGGGAAGAAGAGGGCAGTGGGGAGTCTTTTTACACAGATTGGTAAAATTGTAAATTGTATGTTAAAGGTGTTTATTTTAGAAAGTAGGAAATATTTTTTGTGTAGGCTATGTGCATTTAATATAATACTTTTTGTTATAAATGTCTTTTGAAAATTcctcttttatttgtattatttaaaagtgttttaacaTGTGGGTGTCAATTGTGTAATTGAAAAGTTTTACACATCTGCTCAGTGATTTTAATTGTTCTTTATATTCATGATACTCTACATAGTTGGATGCTTACCTCAGTCCAACAGCCAGTCTCTGTTTTGGTGCTATGGCAGCTCTGTAGGTTGTAGACTGTCTGGTCAGTTCAGGGCCAATGAGGGTCAGAAGTTCATCCGTCTGCTCAGCACTCATCCAGAAATGATGGCTGTCCAGCCTCAGCTCAGAAACAAGGTGATGGAAAATCTCCTTGTCTCTCCATTACCGGTTGAGGGGATGCACCCAAAACCAGTTCCTTCCCCTAcctctcctctttttcatcTTGTGCTCTCACTGGCTATTATAGACTGGGAAATTAATGGAAAGTCGTAACGTGCTAAATGAGGTGTCACTCAAAGATCAGAATGCAGCCACTTTTTAGATGTATCTCAATTGAAAAATTCAAATTCATCTTAAATATAACAGAAAATACAGAGGCATATTGTGAAAAGCGATGGGAAATTTGAATCAATACATGGTTCTTTATGGCTGTAATGTGATTAAATCTTAGCTGGGTTTGGATCGTAGGGACCCCGGCTgaacaagcagcagcaggacggTTTTGTTGGATTATTTTGATCTGGAACGTACAGTAAAACTTTTGACAGCTGCGTAggttgtggctgctgtggtggttggATCTTGAAAAGGATTACATTGTCGGAATCGCAGCTTTCTAGCGGTTTTCTAGCATGATTAATATTTATAAACGGCAGTTGTGTAAATAATCGTGATAATGATAAAACAGACTTCCGGTCAGTAGATGCGTTGCTGATTTTTAACAAGTTTTAACAACGTGTTCAGCATGATGAATAAAGAGGTGAGCCGCACCAGAGTCTATAAAGACAGCAGACCGAGACCCACCGTTTCAAGCAATCTAGGTGTGGTAGTTTCATCCACACCAGCTAAAAACTGACAGTTTTCAAACCTACACTAATTTGACAAAACGAATCGAGTTTGTTTTAACCGAAACAAACAGGTAAGGTGTGAAACATTGTCTATTTTCTTAAACAAGCAATTATGAAAACTGCAACTTTACACCATTGTTCCAATTAAATATGAACAGATTGTTGAAGGAGAAGGTCGGGGAAATTACTCTTTTGTTGGAAAAGTTTGTCGACCCCTGGACAAGGCTGTTAAAACATTTGTCTGAAGTGACAGTTAACACTGTGCTGTTtgcaaacaaatattttattttaattcagtttTGACATTTATTATCCAAGAATATTTCCATTGAGATACACAATCTCTTTAACAAGTTTCACAAAAATAGCAAACAGACCATGACAAGCAGAAATGACATCACTCCATAAATGTGCAGAGTTCAGCAGTAAGACATATGCATTCAAAACACAGCTTTGCCTAAGACCGAGCTACTTTCATGCAAAGTTTCAAGATGCATCAAGAATGGACTTCTAGTCAAATAACACTTTATCTTTGGAAAATAGCTTATATGACAGTTTGACactgtttaaaaatgacattcaCATGGTCAAATGAAAAGGATTCAATACATTCTTTTAAGTGtgatcaatgtttttcttttcttttatgagtacattttttttttcataataacCAACTATACAAAGCACCCTCTTCAAGTCGTTGTTGAACCCTTTGTAAAGGTTCATACTGATGTATTCAGGTAGAAAGTAGTCACTAGAGAGAGATTGGCCTCTTAAAGGTACAAACAACTAGGGTACCATTAAGATGTCAAAGGTACGTCATCTGTACCTTTAAGTGTGACAAGCAACTGTACCCCTActgtaaatgtacaaaaatagGCTTTATTTCCTGAGAGTTTAAGTGCACACTCACACTTGGCAGTCCATGCCGTGCCCAAGCTCGTTTGACCCCTCAAAAGTCCAGGGCCCTTATTTACAAAAGATCTGAGAAAATCCTCTTAAGAGAGCGCCTAACTTAACTT
Coding sequences within it:
- the pglyrp5 gene encoding peptidoglycan recognition protein 5, giving the protein MAQQVNVVSREQWGAAPPRKKETLKGFAKKVVIHHTAVQACKDLNECKTQLVSIQRGHMTDKKFDDIGYNFLVAGDGTVFEGRGWGVVGAHAKGNNHDSLGIAFMGNFNNDTPSKEAISSVKQLLQFGVCQSFLDPEFVLFGHRDLGSTECPGDQLYAALPQLRNAK